GAAGTTCAGATGCATGACTTCCACTATTTTCCGCTAAGGTTTTTGGGAAAATTTCCAAAGCTGTTGCAAATTTACGTACTGCGTACTGTTCTAAACCTGGTAAAGTATCTGCGTATGTGCTGAGTTGTGCGGCAAGTTCAATTTCTGTAGCACCCGCTCCTGGAACAAATCTCCCATCTCTTGTTATTCCTTTAAATGTATTCACTCCATCATCAATAGCCCGTTCAATATCATCCATATAATTTTCCGTGGATCCCCGAATAAGTATAGTACTAACTCGACTATCTTTGCCATTTATTGCAAACTTTACTACTATAGTGTCTCCAACTTCGTCGATATATACTGAATCTGCATACCCTAATTCTTCTTTCGATGGTGGAACCTTAAAGCAAAAATGATTAGTTAAATCTTTAcgttatgtttaaaaaataaccatcacaagaaaattatttaccaaTTTTGGAAGTGCAGTAGCACCAACAGTTTTACATAATCTCCTAATATCAAATTTGCTAGGTACACGAACAgccattatattatatttgttcatGTAGTGTAAAGCCATATCTCCAAACTTTCCTCCTGAAACAATCACAGTAGCTCCACTGTCAGCAATTGCTTTTATTTGAGATTCTAATAAGGATTCCTCTCCTCTAGAGAATTTCATCAGTTCATCTGCTGTTTTTATCAATACTGTTCCTTTTGTTTCAGTTTGTATAACATCTATAGCACAAGTATAGACAGCAATTTTGGTATTATCTTTTCTTGTAACGTCTCCTTCAACTTGCCTCTTAAATACCATTCCCTGTACAACCTCAGAACTAGATATACCACTTCCCAGTATTTTACAAACACGTACATTATCCACATTAAAAGTAGATTTTTTTGGTAAAATAGAAACACAAGCTTGTGCAACAAGAGAAGTAAGAGGTTCTTCATTTCCATATTGCTTGCTCATAATAGCTGTTTTAATTCCCAGTTTTATCTGTTTTTCATCTTGATAATCTTTTACTTCATAACAGACTAATGTTGGTAATATTTGTAAAGCTTTTTCCAAGGAAGCTTCATATCCTTCAACTATTTCAGATGTAGTAATTCCCtagtatataaaatgtttatacCCTTTtagtatatttgtaatttgtaaaattagcAAATAATATCAGCacttataattttgaaattttaccaaACGAAGTAGTTCTTCTGCAGCTTCAAGAAGTGCTCCAGCAAAAATGATTACAAAGTTGGTACCATCGCCAACTTCTGCTTCTTGCATTTTTGAGGCTAGAACTAATAATTTAGCAGCTGGGTGTTCAACTTCCAATTCATTAATAATTGTTGCTGCATCATTTGTGATAAACAATTTCTCTATATgattaattatcattttattcatGCCATTTGGACCATAAGCAGTCCTTACAGTTTGTGCAAACTGTTTACATGCTGTTATATTTCCATATACTGCTTCTTCCAAACCTGAGAAGTACTGattaaagagaaaattatggttatgaatattatatttaattacttagctatactttaatattaaccaaaataaattaaaaatcaaaacTGTTGGTTCTACTTGGTCTTTGATATTGCTTAAAATTATTACGTAGAAGTTATTAATCAcatttaaaacataaaaacaTTTAGAAGTTCGCCATGTAATAATTCcaaatttattcataaatttattattgaagtttacatacaa
The genomic region above belongs to Bombus fervidus isolate BK054 chromosome 19, iyBomFerv1, whole genome shotgun sequence and contains:
- the Cct8 gene encoding chaperonin containing TCP1 subunit 8; translation: MALHVPKAPGMAQMLKEGARYFSGLEEAVYGNITACKQFAQTVRTAYGPNGMNKMIINHIEKLFITNDAATIINELEVEHPAAKLLVLASKMQEAEVGDGTNFVIIFAGALLEAAEELLRLGITTSEIVEGYEASLEKALQILPTLVCYEVKDYQDEKQIKLGIKTAIMSKQYGNEEPLTSLVAQACVSILPKKSTFNVDNVRVCKILGSGISSSEVVQGMVFKRQVEGDVTRKDNTKIAVYTCAIDVIQTETKGTVLIKTADELMKFSRGEESLLESQIKAIADSGATVIVSGGKFGDMALHYMNKYNIMAVRVPSKFDIRRLCKTVGATALPKLVPPSKEELGYADSVYIDEVGDTIVVKFAINGKDSRVSTILIRGSTENYMDDIERAIDDGVNTFKGITRDGRFVPGAGATEIELAAQLSTYADTLPGLEQYAVRKFATALEIFPKTLAENSGSHASELLSKLYAAHKEDKKNYGFDIDQKAGLIDTVEAGILDLFLTKQWGLKYAVGVACTVLKVNQIIMAKRAGGPKVPGGGIRDDDE